The Erwinia billingiae Eb661 nucleotide sequence TTAACGGCGGCACCGGCTTTAACACTAAAAACTGCACGCCAGAAGCCCTGCTGCCGCTGTTTGACCGCGAGATTGAAGGGTTCGGCGAACTGTTCCGCATGATCTCGTATGAAGATATCGGCACCTCAACCCTGCAGTCACGCGCCGTGGCCGGTGTGGCTAACGGCACGGTGATTTTTGCCGTGCCGGGATCAACCAATGCCTGCCAGAGCGCGTGGGAAAGGATCATTCAGGACCAGCTGGATGCCCGCACCCGTCCCTGTAATTTTGTTTCGCATGTGAAGAAGCCCTGAACTTATGTCGCAACTGACCCATATTAATGCCTCTGGCGAGGCGCACATGGTGGACGTCTCCGCCAAGGCCGAAACGGTGCGCGAAGCCCGTGCCGAAGCCTTTGTGAAAATGCGTCCCGAGACGCTGAAGATGATTGTCGACGGCAGCCATCATAAAGGCGACGTGTTCGCTACCGCGCGCATCGCCGGCATCCAGGCCGCCAAGCGCACCTGGGAGCTGATCCCGCTGTGCCATCCGCTGTTGCTCAGCAAAGTGGAAGTGACACTGACGGCGGATGTGGAAAACAGTCAGGTCCGCATTGAGTCGCTGTGCCGTCTCACCGGGAAAACCGGGGTCGAGATGGAAGCGTTGACCGCCGCCTCCGTGGCCGCGTTGACCATTTACGATATGTGCAAAGCGGTGCAGAAAGATATCAGCATTGAGATGTGCCGTTTGCTGAGCAAAAGCGGCGGCAAATCCGGTGATTTTAAGGCGGTGTCTGATGATTAACGTGCTGTTTTTTGCCCAGACGCGTGAGCTGGTCGGTACCGGCAGCATCACCGTCACCCGGGATTACGCCACGGTAGACGAGCTGCGTGCGGTGCTGGCGGCGAAGGGCGACCGCTGGTCGCTGGCGCTGGAGTCCGGCAAAGTGCTGTCGGCGGTTAACCAGACGCTGGTGTCACCGCAGCACGCGCTGAAAGCGGGGGATGAAGTGGCTTTCTTCCCGCCGGTTACCGGAGGGTAAGATGGAAACGCGGATCAGAGTCGGGCAGGCGCCTTTTGATATGGGCGAAGAGTATCGCTGGCTGGCGGCCTGTGATGAAGACGGCGCGGTCGTGACCTTTACCGGCAAAGTGCGCAATCACAACCTGGGTGACAACGTGTCTGCGCTGACGCTGGAGCACTATCCTGGAATGACCGAAAAAGCGCTGGCCGGGATCGTGGCTGAGGCGCGTGAACGCTGGCCGATGCAGCGCGTCACGGTGATCCACCGCATTGGCGAACTGTTTCCCGGTGATGAGATTGTGATGGTTGGCGTCAGCGGCGCGCACCGTGCCGGGGCCTTTGCCGCCGCCGAATTCATTATGGATTACCTGAAAACCAAAGCCCCGTTCTGGAAGCGTGAAGCCACGCCGGAAGGCGATCGCTGGGTTGAATCGCGTGACAGCGATCGTCAGTCCGCCGCGCGCTGGAAGTAACCGCCCGCATTCAGCCGCCTCCGATGGATTATTGCCGCTGCGCTGTGTAACCTCGGGGCGGTCGTTATTACAGAACAAGGAAAGTCATGATCGGTTCCCTCTCCAAACGCCTATCTCTGCTGGCACTGATGGTGCTGGCAGGGTGTAGCAGCCAGCCTAAAAAGTCCCTCCCCGAGCAGCGTCCGGTGGACGTCAAGGCGCAAATTTCCCGCCTGTTACCGGCCAGGGTGAGCGATCGTCAGGGCTGGAGCAACGATATCTTCGCCGCTTTTAATGGCCAGGGGCTTGAGCCGTCGGTCAGCAATCTCTGTTCGGTGATTGCGGTCACCGATCAGGAATCCACCTTTAATGCCGATGCCAATGTGCCTGGGCTGCCGAAAATTGCCTGGGGCGAAATCGATCGCCGCGCTGGCAAGCTGCATATCCCGTCGTTCGTGGTGCGTACCGCGCTGATGATCAAATCGCCTAATGGCAAAAGCTACACCGATCGCCTGGACAACGTGCGCAGCGAAAAAGAGCTGAGCGCCATTTTCGATGACTTTATCGATATGGTGCCGATGGGGCAGACGCTGTTTGGCAATCTGAACCCGATCCATACCGGCGGCCCGATGCAGGTCAGCATTGAGTTTGCCGAAGCCCATGCCAAAGGCTATCCGTATCCGGTTGATGGCTCGATCCGCCGCGAAGTGTTCAGCCGACGTGGCGGCGTGTGGTTTGGCACCATGCACCTGCTGGGCTATCCGGCGGATTACACTCGCCAGATCTACCGTTTTGCTGACTTCAATGCCGGATGGTATGCCAGCCGCAACGCCGCCTTCCAGGCCGCCGTTTCGCGGTTAAGCGGCATTAAACTGGCGCTGGACGGTGATTTGATTCAGTACGGTTCAGATGCGGCGGGATCGACGGAGCTGGCGGTCAGGACGCTGAGCACGCGTCTGGATATGAGCAACCGCAGCATCCGCAGCGCGCTGGAGAAGGGCGACAGCGAAGACTTTGTTAAAACCGATTTGTGGAAGCAGGTGTTTGCGATGGCGGATAAAAATGCTGGCAGACCTCAACCGCGTGAGATGCTGCCAGGCATTAAGCTGGAAAGCCCAAAAATCACCCGCAATCTGACCACCGCCTGGTTTGCCCAGCGCGTCGACGGTCGTTACCAGAGTTGCCTGGCGCGCGGGAAGTAACCGATGCCTTAAGCGGCATCCAGCCGGAAAATCTGCACGGTTTGCGCCAGCTGCTTCGCCTGATCCTCCAGCGAAGCGGCGGCAGCAGACATCTGCTGAACCAGCGCCGAGTTCTGCTGAGTGGCGCCATCCATCTGATTGACCGCCACCGTCACCTGACCAATCCCCTGCGACTGCTCGTCGGACGCATGCACAATCTCGCCAATAATGGTTTTCACCGAGTTCACCGCGGTGGTCATCTCCTGCATGGTCTTGCCTGCATCCTGCACCAGCGACACCCCTTGATTAACGCGTAAGGTGGATTCGCCAATCAGCGCGGAAATGTCTTTAACCGCGTTGGCACTGCGCTGCGCCAGGCTGCGAACTTCTGCCGCCACCACCGCAAATCCGCGACCCTGTTCGCCTGCGCGCGCCGCTTCTACCGCCGCGTTCAGCGCCAGAATATTGGTCTGGAAGGCAATGCCGTTGATGATGCTGGTGATCGCGCCAATCTTGCGGGAACTCTCGTCAATCTGCTGCATGATCTGCACCACTTGCTGCACCAGCGACTCGCCGCGTTGCGCGATATCGGTGGCGTTTTCGGTTAACGAGGTGGCCTGATGGGCGTTATCGGCATTGTGCTTCACCGTGGCGGTTAACTGCTCCATGCTGGCCGCCGTCTCTTCCAGCGCTGCCGCCTGTTGTTCAGTGCGTGAGGCCAAATCCAGATTGCCGGAAGCAATCTCTTCGGCACCCTGACGGACCGAATCACTGGCGGAGATTATCTCGCCGACCATGGTTCTCAACTGCTGCTGCATGGTCTGCATGGCAAAGAAAATGCTCTGGCGGTCACGATCGCCCACCGGGATGTCGGCAGTCAGATTGCCTTCGGAGACGCCCAGCGCAATCGCTGCGGCCTGTGAAGGTTCGCCGCCGATCGGTTTAGAAATCTTACGGCTGAACAGCAGACCCAGCACCGAGCACACGATGACAATGCTGAGAATCATCATAATCAGCGCGTTCATTAGCTGACGGTTGGCTTCAGCCATCACCGCGCTGACCGGAGTGACGATGCCCAGATACCACGGGAACTGGCTGTTGCCGACGGTGACCGGTCGCCAGGTTTCCAGCACCTTTTCGCCCAGCGAGTCGTCAAAATGCTCCACAACCTGCTGGGTAAATTTGTCGGTTTCCCCTTTATAAGGCTTGCCGGACATGGCTTTATCCGGGCTGGAGACCACCAGTCCCTTGTTGGACAGCAGCAGAGCGTAACCCACGCCTTCCCAAGGCTTGATGGCCCCGACGGTTTTCTGCAGCGACGCCAGCGAAATATCGGAGGTGATCACCGCTTTCAGCTTGTTATCGTCCATCACCACCGCCGCGACCGAAGTCAGCAGGGTCGGCACGCCGTTATAGGCGTAGCTGTAAGGCTCAATCAACATATCCTGCTGCAGTTTCTGTGGGACCAGATAGTAGTCGCCCTGGCCGGGCTTGAAGATTGAGTCGAGGTTATGCAGGGCAAAATTGCCGCTGCTGTCGCGATCGACAAAGCGAGCAAAACGGCCCTCAGGCGCCGCGTCAGGCTGCTGCGCGAATTCGGCATCGCGGCCATCAAAGGCGTTCTCTTCGAAAATCACCGACATCGACAGATAGTCAGGGTTTTGTTTCAGGGAGTACTTCATCAGCTCTTCGCCGATCTTACGGTCGGTGATCCCGGCCGGGGGCAGGGCAATCAAACTCTGACCAAGATTGCGTGCGACCGTGCGGGCATAATCCAGGTCCTTCTGTACGCTTAACGCCTTGCTCTCGGCAATCTGGCCGAGATAATTCTCTGCCAGCTTGCGCTGCTGCTGGCTGGACTCCCAGCTGAGAAAACCAATGGTGATAGTGAAGCCCAGCGTGATGGTCAGGGCTCCGGTCAGGAGCATAAGCGTGCGCGTGCTCATTTTCCGCTTAGGTGACGGCGTGGTCTGCATTCTGGCTTCCCCGATGTAAGAGATGACGCGTATTAACTTCCTGTTAGCTGTTCTCCATCTGTTCACTCTATCGGCAAAATATGGACAATCTTTATGCGGGTGAGAGCGGTTTCCGCCGATAACGTCCATGCCGGATAAACGCTTACGTAAAAAGCCCGGGGCAGGACTGGCTTATCTTCCCCTGAGTGTGCCAGACTTAACCACGACCGGGGCGGGGCGCGTTGCGCCCTTACCCTGTGTTCACATCGTTAATTTAAGCATCAGGAGAGCATCATGGATCGATATCCACGTTCCGACAGTTCTATGGTTTCGCAGGCCAACACCGGCCTGCAGACCTATATGGCACAGGTGTATGGCTGGATGACCTGCGGTCTGTTGCTGACCGCGTTTGTTTCGTGGTTTGCCGCCAACACGCCTGCGGTGATGGAGATGGTTTTCGCTAACCGTATCACCTTCTATGGCCTGATTATTGTGCAGCTCGGTCTGGTGTTCGTGCTGTCCGGTATGGTGCATAAGCTGAGCGGGGCGGTCGCCACCGGCCTGTTTATGCTGTACTCCGCGCTGACCGGTTTAACCATGGCGAGCATTTTCCTCGTCTACACCTACTCCTCCATCGCCGGGACCTTCCTGGTGGCGGGCGGCATGTTTGGTGTGATGAGCTTCTGGGGTTACACCACCAAGCGCGACCTGAGCGGCATGGGCAGCATGCTGTTTATGGCGCTGATCGGGATCGTGCTGGCGTCCGTGGTGAACATCTGGCTGAAAAGCACCGCGCTGATGTGGGCCGTGACCTATATCGGCGTGCTGGTGTTTGTCGGGCTGACGGCGTATGACACGCAGAAACTGAAAAATATCGGTGAGGGGATCAATGTTGAAGACAAAGAGAACCTGCGTCGTTATTCCATTATGGGCGCATTAACGCTGTATCTGGACTTTATTAACCTGTTCCTGATGCTGCTGCGTATTTTCGGTAACCGCCGCTAAGAAAGAGGGGGCGATTTCCGTCGCCCCCTTTGTTTTACGCCTGTTTCTCTCTCTCCCGCTCGTTCATCGCCCGCAATGACTTCGCCCGACTCTCCAGCCAGAGATAGAGCACAAGCGCCAGCAGCAGCGGGGCAATAAAGTAAATCACGCGATACGCCAGCAGCGCGGCAATGATCGAACCGTGCGACAGATGCTCGCCGCCCAGCAACGCCAGGAACACCGCTTCCAGCACGCCAATCCCCGCCGGAATATGGATAATCACGCCCGCAATACTGCTGATCAGCAACACGCCCAGCACCTGCGGATAGTCGACCTTCTGCGCCAGCAGTAGCCAGATAATCGCGCCCATCACCAGCCAGTTGGCGCTGGATACCGCAAACTGCAACATCGCCATGCGGAAAGAGGGCAGCGCCAGCTTGTGGCCCTTGACGGTCCAGCGGCGGCGTTTAGAGAAGGCACACAGCGCCAGATAGACCACCACAAACACCAGCAGCGCCGCACCGATGGTTCTCAGCGTGCCTTCGCCAATAAACCAGCCTGACGGGATCGGCACCCAGCCGGAGGTGAACACCACGCCGGCCACCAGCACGTAACCCAACCAGTTAGTGGCAATACTGAGCGAGAAAATACGGGTGATGGTGCTGCCATCCAGCCCTAACCGGGAATAGAGCCGGTAGCGCATCGCCACGCCGCCAACCCAGGTGCTGAGCGTCAGGTTAAAGGCATAACAAATAAACGACACCAGCATCACCTGGCGTTTTTGCAGCTTGTGACCGCAATAGGCCTGGCCAATCAGATCGTACACGCCATAGGTGAGGTAGCTGACCACCACCAGCGCGACAGAGGCGAAGATAGCGAAGCGGTTATAGTTGCTGATCACCTCAACCACGTCGTGCCAGTTGACCTTGCGCGCATAAATAACCAGCAGCACGATAACGGCGATAAAGAACAGCCAGGTGAGAATTTTCTTCACCCACTTCCAGCGGGAATGCGCAGCAGACATCAGGGTTTTACTCGCTCATTGTCGGATTCAACACGGTCCTGGGTTTCCAGCTCTGGCTGCACCGGCGGCGCAATCTGCGCCAGTTTCGGCGTATGCGCAGGTAGCCAGCCAGCAATGGCCGGGAAATGACGCAGGAAATGGAACACCACGATGCTTTTTGCCAGCTGGCGCCAGTTCTGTTTGGGTAACTGGCTCTCCTCCACCCGCTGGCAATCTTCTGTCAGCAGGCGGTTGAGATTGCCACGCATCACTTCGTTAAAGGTGCGGTCGTGGATCATCAGGTTAGCCTCAAGGTTTAACGACAGGCTCAGCGGATCGAGATTGCTGGAACCCACCGTCGACCAGTGGTTATCCTGTACGGCAATTTTGGCATGCAGCGGACGGCGGATATATTCATACACTTCCACGCCGCCGCCCACCAGGTAGTTATAGAGCAGCTCGGCGCCCACCTTAACAATCGGCATATCCGGTTCGCCCTGTACAATCAGCTTCACCGACACGCCGCGCTGTGCGGCACTGCGCATCTCCCGCAGCAGCTTATAGCCGGGGAAGAAGTAGGCGTTGGCGATGATCACTTCCTGCTTTGCGCTACGCAGCATGTCGATATAGTGCTGCTCAATATCGTCGCGGTGCTGATCATTGTCTCGCCAGACAAAGAGGATCTGCGCATCACCAGGCGTCACATTTTTCGCCGGGCGATGGGAGCGGGCGCCCCACCAGCGGCGAGTCACCTGTTCGCTGTTGATGGCCTGCTGCACATACAGCGTGATGTCATCGACGATTGGGCCTTTCACTTCCACCGCATAATCCTGCTTAGCTTCTGCGCCATAGCTGGAATTGTGCTCAGCGGAGAAGTTGATGCCGCCGACAAAGGCAATCTCCCCGTCGCAGACCACAATTTTACGGTGCAGGCGACGAAAGATATTGGTACGCATACCAAAAATCAGCGGGCGCGGATCGTAATAAAGGAAACGTACACCGGCCGCCGTCAGGCTTTGGGTAAATTCGGTTGAGAGATCGTTGGAGCCGTAGCCATCCACCATCATCTCCACTTTGACGCCGCGGTTTGCCGCGTCCAGCAGCACCTCATGGAGCGCATTTCCCACCTCGTCCTCAAACAGGATAAAGGTTTCCAGCAGCACGGTTTCCTTCGCCCGCCGAATGGCTTCAAAGACCCGCGGAAAATACTGTTCGCCATTTTCCAGCAGGCGCAGGCGGTTACCGTCACGCCATTCCATTTTCATAGGTGGATCTCCACAGCCAGCGGGGCATGATCGGACAGATGGGACCAGGGCCGCAGCGGGATAGTCTGCGGGTGGCTGATCCCGGCATTACGGACATAGATCCGGTCAAGGCGCAGCAGCGGGAAGCGGGCAGGGAAGGTGCGGGCCGGACGGCCAAACTTGCGGCTGAACACTTCTTCCAGCGCCGCCCCTTTTTTCAGCACCGCGTTAGCTTTTTGCTGCCAGTCGTTGAAATCGCCCGCGACCACCACCGGCGCATCGGCCGGCAGGCTGTTGACCAGTTCGCACAGCAGTTTCAGCTGCGCATGGCGGTGGGCATCCTTCAGACCCAGGTGCACGCAGATGGCATGCAGCGGCTGCTCGTGGCTGGGAATGGCAACCTGGCAATGCAGCAGCCCGCGTTTTTCGGTGCCTTCCACCGAAATATCGCGGTTTTCAAACTTCAGGATCGGGTAGCGGGACAGGATGGCGTTACCATGATGTCCTTCGGGATAAACCGCATTGCGGCCATAGGCATAGTCGTTCCACATGGTGTCGGCCAAAAATTCGTAATGAGGTGTGTCTGGCCAGTTCTCAACCTTCAATTGGTTGATGGCAGGCGCTCCCATTACCTCTTGTAAGAAGACAATATCCGCCGCGGTTGCACGTACTGCATCACGCAGTTCAGGCAGGATAAAGCGGCGATTAAAAGCGGCAAAACCTTTGTGTGTATTGATCGTCAGGACTTTTAATGAAAATCCTTGAGCATTTTGTGCCATACTGTGCGCGCTCTCCTTTTCAATGTACGAAAGGTAAAGTGTAGTCTTTGTCACAAAAGAGTGCCCTGAAACGGCGTTCTTTGCGGCATTATCCGAAAACTACGTTAGTCTGAGGAAATTCGTTATCACTTACTGTGTTAACAAGGCTGGGCGACCTCTGTTGGGTCTGCCAGGAGAAGAAAATGAAATGGTCTAACCGTATTCAGATTGTCACCGGACAAACCTGTGTACATATCGCGCTCCACCTTCTGCTGATTGCAGGGTTGGTGTGGGGTTGGAAGCACCAGGCATTGCTGCAGGTCAGCACGGTATTTCTGGCGATGTATGCCAGCGTGTTTACCGCCATGTTGTTGACTCAGCGACTGCCACGTCTGCGCCGGGTGGGCGACTTCTTAGAAGACGTCACCACCACCTACTATTTTGGCGCAGCGATGTTGGTGCTTTATATGCTCTCCCGCGTGATCCACAACAACCTGCTGCTGGGTTGTGTTGGTGTGCTAATGCTGACCGGACCCTGTGTGGTCTCTCTGCTGGCTAAAGAGCCTGTTCGCGCTCGCCAGCGTCACCGCTAAGCACAACAGGCCACGAAAGTGGCCTGTTCTTTATAAGAAACGCCTTCCTTAGAACAAAACGACCTGAATAAAATCCTGCCCTGAACTGTTAACCCTGTAATTACTCACGGGGAACATCATCATGCACCAGACTTCCGCTCCTGTTCATTACGACCGGCTTACTATTGCCCTGCACTGGCTGACGGCGCTTGACGTCATTTTTCTGTTTGCCAGCTATCAGGTGTGGTCACGACTGGAAAAAGGCACGCCGCTGCGCCATGACCTGCAATCACTGCATATCTCTTTTGGCCTGCTGCTGGCGCTGTTGATGGTGGTGCGCATTGTCTGGCGCATCAGCAAAGGCCGCCGCCTGCCGCCGGCCAGCCCTTCCCGCGCGGCGCATGTCGGCGCGAAATCCGTCCACGGCCTGCTCTATTTATTGCTGATCGCCCAGGTGGTGTTAGGTTTCCTGTTCCGCTGGGCGCAGGGCGAACCGTTCGCCTTCTTCGGCTTCGGCGATCTGTCCGATCTGGTTTATATCGAAAGTTCATTGCGTAAGCTGTTGGGATCGCTTCATTACTACAACGCCTGGCTGATTATTGTGCTGGCCGGCGGCCACGCCGTGGTGGCGCTATTGCACCATTACGCGCTGCGCGACGGCACGTTAAAACGCATGATCCCAAAACTGAAGTAACCCTCTGCTGTACTCTACCGGAGTCACAAAAATGAAGAGCAAAATCAGTCGTGTGTTATGTCTGGCCGCCTTATCGGGCGTGCTGGTGAGCGGAATGGTTCACGCCATGGGCGATGATGATGACAAGCCGCCAACCTGTCCGAAAGGGCAGATCTACGATAAAAAAGCCAAAAGCTGTGTGGCCGATAAAACCAGTATGATCAATGATAATGATCGCACCGCCTATGCCTACGCGCTGGCGAAAGCCGGCCGCTATGATGAGGCGCTGCAAACGCTGAATAAGCTGAAAGAACCCAATACCGCCAAAGCCTGGAATTATCGCGGTTATGCCACCCGCAAGCTGGGACGCACCGACGAAGGGATTGGCTATTATCAG carries:
- the moaB gene encoding molybdenum cofactor biosynthesis protein B, which translates into the protein MGKPSAEFMPLNVAVLTVSDSRDATSDSSGDYLREALAEAGHQVLDHALVKDDRYRIRAVVSSWIASSDVQVVLINGGTGFNTKNCTPEALLPLFDREIEGFGELFRMISYEDIGTSTLQSRAVAGVANGTVIFAVPGSTNACQSAWERIIQDQLDARTRPCNFVSHVKKP
- the moaC gene encoding cyclic pyranopterin monophosphate synthase MoaC: MSQLTHINASGEAHMVDVSAKAETVREARAEAFVKMRPETLKMIVDGSHHKGDVFATARIAGIQAAKRTWELIPLCHPLLLSKVEVTLTADVENSQVRIESLCRLTGKTGVEMEALTAASVAALTIYDMCKAVQKDISIEMCRLLSKSGGKSGDFKAVSDD
- the moaD gene encoding molybdopterin synthase sulfur carrier subunit, translated to MINVLFFAQTRELVGTGSITVTRDYATVDELRAVLAAKGDRWSLALESGKVLSAVNQTLVSPQHALKAGDEVAFFPPVTGG
- the moaE gene encoding molybdopterin synthase catalytic subunit MoaE, with product METRIRVGQAPFDMGEEYRWLAACDEDGAVVTFTGKVRNHNLGDNVSALTLEHYPGMTEKALAGIVAEARERWPMQRVTVIHRIGELFPGDEIVMVGVSGAHRAGAFAAAEFIMDYLKTKAPFWKREATPEGDRWVESRDSDRQSAARWK
- a CDS encoding DUF1615 domain-containing protein, with the translated sequence MIGSLSKRLSLLALMVLAGCSSQPKKSLPEQRPVDVKAQISRLLPARVSDRQGWSNDIFAAFNGQGLEPSVSNLCSVIAVTDQESTFNADANVPGLPKIAWGEIDRRAGKLHIPSFVVRTALMIKSPNGKSYTDRLDNVRSEKELSAIFDDFIDMVPMGQTLFGNLNPIHTGGPMQVSIEFAEAHAKGYPYPVDGSIRREVFSRRGGVWFGTMHLLGYPADYTRQIYRFADFNAGWYASRNAAFQAAVSRLSGIKLALDGDLIQYGSDAAGSTELAVRTLSTRLDMSNRSIRSALEKGDSEDFVKTDLWKQVFAMADKNAGRPQPREMLPGIKLESPKITRNLTTAWFAQRVDGRYQSCLARGK
- a CDS encoding methyl-accepting chemotaxis protein — its product is MQTTPSPKRKMSTRTLMLLTGALTITLGFTITIGFLSWESSQQQRKLAENYLGQIAESKALSVQKDLDYARTVARNLGQSLIALPPAGITDRKIGEELMKYSLKQNPDYLSMSVIFEENAFDGRDAEFAQQPDAAPEGRFARFVDRDSSGNFALHNLDSIFKPGQGDYYLVPQKLQQDMLIEPYSYAYNGVPTLLTSVAAVVMDDNKLKAVITSDISLASLQKTVGAIKPWEGVGYALLLSNKGLVVSSPDKAMSGKPYKGETDKFTQQVVEHFDDSLGEKVLETWRPVTVGNSQFPWYLGIVTPVSAVMAEANRQLMNALIMMILSIVIVCSVLGLLFSRKISKPIGGEPSQAAAIALGVSEGNLTADIPVGDRDRQSIFFAMQTMQQQLRTMVGEIISASDSVRQGAEEIASGNLDLASRTEQQAAALEETAASMEQLTATVKHNADNAHQATSLTENATDIAQRGESLVQQVVQIMQQIDESSRKIGAITSIINGIAFQTNILALNAAVEAARAGEQGRGFAVVAAEVRSLAQRSANAVKDISALIGESTLRVNQGVSLVQDAGKTMQEMTTAVNSVKTIIGEIVHASDEQSQGIGQVTVAVNQMDGATQQNSALVQQMSAAAASLEDQAKQLAQTVQIFRLDAA
- a CDS encoding Bax inhibitor-1/YccA family protein, whose product is MDRYPRSDSSMVSQANTGLQTYMAQVYGWMTCGLLLTAFVSWFAANTPAVMEMVFANRITFYGLIIVQLGLVFVLSGMVHKLSGAVATGLFMLYSALTGLTMASIFLVYTYSSIAGTFLVAGGMFGVMSFWGYTTKRDLSGMGSMLFMALIGIVLASVVNIWLKSTALMWAVTYIGVLVFVGLTAYDTQKLKNIGEGINVEDKENLRRYSIMGALTLYLDFINLFLMLLRIFGNRR
- a CDS encoding lysylphosphatidylglycerol synthase domain-containing protein, yielding MSAAHSRWKWVKKILTWLFFIAVIVLLVIYARKVNWHDVVEVISNYNRFAIFASVALVVVSYLTYGVYDLIGQAYCGHKLQKRQVMLVSFICYAFNLTLSTWVGGVAMRYRLYSRLGLDGSTITRIFSLSIATNWLGYVLVAGVVFTSGWVPIPSGWFIGEGTLRTIGAALLVFVVVYLALCAFSKRRRWTVKGHKLALPSFRMAMLQFAVSSANWLVMGAIIWLLLAQKVDYPQVLGVLLISSIAGVIIHIPAGIGVLEAVFLALLGGEHLSHGSIIAALLAYRVIYFIAPLLLALVLYLWLESRAKSLRAMNEREREKQA
- the clsB gene encoding cardiolipin synthase ClsB: MKMEWRDGNRLRLLENGEQYFPRVFEAIRRAKETVLLETFILFEDEVGNALHEVLLDAANRGVKVEMMVDGYGSNDLSTEFTQSLTAAGVRFLYYDPRPLIFGMRTNIFRRLHRKIVVCDGEIAFVGGINFSAEHNSSYGAEAKQDYAVEVKGPIVDDITLYVQQAINSEQVTRRWWGARSHRPAKNVTPGDAQILFVWRDNDQHRDDIEQHYIDMLRSAKQEVIIANAYFFPGYKLLREMRSAAQRGVSVKLIVQGEPDMPIVKVGAELLYNYLVGGGVEVYEYIRRPLHAKIAVQDNHWSTVGSSNLDPLSLSLNLEANLMIHDRTFNEVMRGNLNRLLTEDCQRVEESQLPKQNWRQLAKSIVVFHFLRHFPAIAGWLPAHTPKLAQIAPPVQPELETQDRVESDNERVKP
- a CDS encoding endonuclease/exonuclease/phosphatase family protein, whose protein sequence is MAQNAQGFSLKVLTINTHKGFAAFNRRFILPELRDAVRATAADIVFLQEVMGAPAINQLKVENWPDTPHYEFLADTMWNDYAYGRNAVYPEGHHGNAILSRYPILKFENRDISVEGTEKRGLLHCQVAIPSHEQPLHAICVHLGLKDAHRHAQLKLLCELVNSLPADAPVVVAGDFNDWQQKANAVLKKGAALEEVFSRKFGRPARTFPARFPLLRLDRIYVRNAGISHPQTIPLRPWSHLSDHAPLAVEIHL
- a CDS encoding YbhQ family protein, which gives rise to MKWSNRIQIVTGQTCVHIALHLLLIAGLVWGWKHQALLQVSTVFLAMYASVFTAMLLTQRLPRLRRVGDFLEDVTTTYYFGAAMLVLYMLSRVIHNNLLLGCVGVLMLTGPCVVSLLAKEPVRARQRHR
- a CDS encoding cytochrome b, which codes for MHQTSAPVHYDRLTIALHWLTALDVIFLFASYQVWSRLEKGTPLRHDLQSLHISFGLLLALLMVVRIVWRISKGRRLPPASPSRAAHVGAKSVHGLLYLLLIAQVVLGFLFRWAQGEPFAFFGFGDLSDLVYIESSLRKLLGSLHYYNAWLIIVLAGGHAVVALLHHYALRDGTLKRMIPKLK
- a CDS encoding tetratricopeptide repeat protein, translating into MKSKISRVLCLAALSGVLVSGMVHAMGDDDDKPPTCPKGQIYDKKAKSCVADKTSMINDNDRTAYAYALAKAGRYDEALQTLNKLKEPNTAKAWNYRGYATRKLGRTDEGIGYYQKSIALDPHYAKVREYLGEAYMVKQQPAMAREQLNIIKGICGTGCEEYRDLSAAIDGHPES